A genomic region of Vitis vinifera cultivar Pinot Noir 40024 chromosome 7, ASM3070453v1 contains the following coding sequences:
- the LOC100232877 gene encoding dolichol-phosphate mannose synthase subunit 3 codes for MKHIFKIMALLVAIAALWIGLLQTSMIPQSYALLLPIYSVVTLGCYGLLMVGVGLMQFPTCPQEALLLQQDIIEAKEFLQRKGVDVGSG; via the exons ATGaagcatatttttaaaattatggcaCTGCTGGTAGCCATTGCTGCCCTTTGGATCGGCCTCCTTCAGACATCAATGATTCCACAGAGCTATGCTTTGTTG CTACCTATCTATTCCGTTGTGACCCTAGGATGCTATGGCCTGTTAATGGTTGGAGTTGGTCTTATGCAGTTTCCAACTTGTCCTCAAGAAGCACTGTTGTTGCAGCAG GACATTATTGAGGCCAAGGAATTTCTACAGCGAAAAGGGGTGGATGTGGGTTCAGGTTAA